From the genome of Thermosynechococcus sp. NK55a:
TTTTTTGACTGTAGGGGAATTTATTGACGAAGTTACATTACTTAATGGTTTCTTAACTTGGTGAGGCACCACCATGGGGTTTCAACAACTTTCTTTGGCACAGCATTACCACGAACGCACCAAGTACGCCCCTGAGACCTTAGCCCAACAAGCTGCCCCCCTGGATTGGAGCCGTCAACCGAGTCCCTTCAAAACCTATCCCCTGGGCTCCGTCTTTTCCCTGAAGTCGTTCCTAGAGCCAGCGAAGGGGTCGGCTCACCCCTGCTGGCAGCGACTCTCCCGCTTGTTGTACTGCACCTATGGCATTACTGGGGTGGTTCCCTATCCCGATCAGCCCTTTTATATGCGGGCAGCACCCTCTGCGGGAGGGCTATATCCAGCGGAGATCTATGTTCTCACTCGCAACGATACTGCTATTCCCGCTGGCATTTATAACTATCAAGTAAAAGATCATGCCCTTGTGCAGGTGTGGCAAAGCTATTGTTGGTCAGCCCTACAGGCGGCTTGTCTTTGGCATCCAGCCCTAGAAAGGACGCACATTGCTCTGGTGGTCACAGCCGTCTTTTACCGTTCCGCTTGGCGTTATGGCGATCGCGCCTATCGCCGCATTTGTCTTGACATTGGGCACCTCTTGGGGAATGTGGAACTGGCCGCCAATATCCATGATTTTCGTGCCCACTTTATTGGTGGTTTTGTGGATGCCCAGATGAATGAACTGCTTTACCTTGATCCAGAGCAGGAGGGGGTCTTGGCGGTGGTTGCCCTGGCCAATTTGCTGGCAGTGGACGAAAACTTATCCCCGTTTCCCTCTGTGTTACCCTCTGCTACCTGCTATGACTATGGGGCGATCGCCAGTGGCGAGTTGCTCAGAGCCTGCCATCGTGCCAGTGCCCTCACAAGTAGTGAGATAATCTACGGCATGCAGACACCCAGCCCCAGGGCCAAGGCGCCTCCCGAACCCCCTGCAAGTAAGTACAACTTTCCCTTTGGGCTGCGGGTCAGTCTCAGCAAAACCATCATTCACTGGGAGACCAATCTAGCCGCTCTGCAGCAAACCATTCTCCAGCGGCGTTCCACCCGTCAGTACAGTGGCCAAGGGATTGAGGTGGATCAATTGGCTGCCCTGCTCACCTTTGCCTACCATCCGCAAGACTACCGCGATCAAGGCCTAGACGAATGCCCCAGTTTCTTTGACCCAACCCTGGTGGAAACCTTTATTGCCGTGACGCGGGTCAGGGCGCTTGAGGAGGGCTGCTACTACTACGCTATAGCTGAGCATGAACTCCGCCAGATTCGCTTCAAGAACTTTCAGGAACCGTTGCACTTTCTCTGTCTCAATCAAGACCTCGGTCGCGATGCCGCAGTGGTGATTTTCCATACCGCCAATCTGGAGCGGGCGATCGCTCGCTATGGCGAACGCGCCTATCGCTACCTGCACATGGATGCCGGCCACCTCGGCCAGCGACTTAACTTAGCCGCTACCGCCTTGGGGCTAGGGGTGAGTGGCATCGGCGGCTTCTTTGATGATCAGGTCAACGATCTCCTCGGCATTCCCCCCGAAGAAGCCGTTCTCTACATCACCACTGTTGGCAAAGCCGCATGACCCTCACCACCCGTGGCCACTACAGTATCAAGGCTCTGTTGGACTTGAGTTTGTTGCCCAACTATGGGCCTGCCTCGGTGCGTACCATTGCTGAGCGGCAAAAGATTCCTGCCCCCTATCTAGAAAAACTCTTGATTGAATTGCGGCGTGCCGGCTTGGTGCGATCGCTGCGCGGCGTCTATGGGGGCTATCAACTCGCCCGTCCCCCAGCGACCATTTCCCTGCGGGATATCCTTACTGCTGTTGGTGAATCGCCAGCTCCCCTGTTTTTACACCCCCCTCAACCGGAAGATGGCACCGCCGATTGGGTAACCTTGAGTCTCTGGCAACGACTCCACCAAAAACTTCAGGAGGCCTTGGCCAGTATTTCCCTTGAGGATTTATACTTTGATGCCCGCAGTTGGCAAGCGGCCCAAGGGGATGGGGCAACATTTGTAATCTAGGGGTAATCTAGTGGTAACCTAGAGAATTTAGGCTCAGGGCATCCCGTTAAGATGGCAGACGCAGGATGCCAACGCCAAGCTACCCCAAAGCATCACTGATCGTTCGCGAACGTGGTTTGCCAAAACAGGCAGTCATTCTCAGTCCCGATCGCCAGTGGACCAGTGGCCCCCAGCTGGACTGTTGTATTCATCCCACAGATACCTATGTCTCGCGGTTGCATGCTGAGATCAACGCCTTTCTCTTTAGGGGACAGCCCCTCTCCTTCATTAGTGATTCCCACAGCCGCAATGGCACGTTCCTGAATGGCCTGCCGCTTCAGCACAGGACTCTGCTTCACCATGAAGAGGTCATTGGTGTGGGCACTACCTATCCAGACATTTACCTATCCAGACATTTAAGGAAATCTCCCTCGATGAGTGCCCCGAATTGACTAAAGGTTCAACAGACCGTCTGCCTGGGGTCGGCGAGGGTTTGACAGCCACAGGGGATCAATTTTATGATGGAAAATTGTTGAGTTTGCACGGAACAGGTTTTCCAAGAGGCGCGCATCCCCTCACCTGCACGGCAAGGAGTTTTTTAATTTCTATGGCATACGCAATCATTGAGACCGGTGGCAAGCAACTGCGCGTTGAACCCGGGCGCTTTTACGATGTGGAGCGGCTCGCCATTGAGCCGGAGGGCACCATTGATCTTGAACAGGTGTTGCTGGTGCAAACCGATAGCCAAGTCCACGTGGGTCAACCCTACGTCAGTGGTGCGGTTGTCTCTGGTACGGTGATGGAGCATCGGCGCGGGCCGAAGGTGATTGTCTATAAAATGCGGCCGAAAAAGAAAACCCGCAGGAAAAAAGGCCACCGTCAAGAACTCACTCGCATCATGATCAATGAGATTCGTCTCAATGGTGAATCCCTAGGAGGTTAACATGGCACACAAGAAAGGAACAGGTAGTACCCGCAACGGTCGCGATTCAAATGCCCAGCGTTTGGGTGTCAAGCGCTTTGGCGGGGAAGTGGTCAAGGCCGGTCACATTCTGGTGCGGCAGCGGGGAACAAAATTCCACCCGGGCGCGAATGTGGGTCGTGGGGGTGATGATACCCTTTTTGCAATGATTGCCGGTGTCGTTACCTTTGAGCGCTATGGCAAAAATCGCAAGCGTGTGAGTGTCTATCCCCTAGCAGAGGCCTAAAACTGCCCTTCAACGTCAATACAATATCAATAAAGGTGCAAAAATGATGCCATTGGGTCAATCCTCGGGGTTGGCCTTTTTTTGTCTCAGACAATCCCCTCCCTAGGGGCGTAGTGGCCCGAGTATTGTAAATTTCTATGAATAGCTTGCTTTAAGGTCGAGAAATTGTTAAATTAGATACAGAAATAAATCGTTCATCCCTCACAGGGCATCAGTAAACGCTTTTCAGACCGAGTTGAATTGTCAGCGTTGTACCTTTGCGAGGGACGGAAGTAGGGAAATCGATCCCGAAGGAACGCGCCTCAATCAGTCCACCTTGTAATAAAAATGGGGCGAAAACTATGACGACTCTGACCTATCGCGGCGTTCAATACAACTACGTTCCTCCAGCGATCAACACCCAAGCAACGGATGTCGTGGCCAAGTATCGCGGTAGCACCTATCGGGTGGCTGCGGTGACAAATCCGCCGGAAGAATCCTTAAAAATCATGACCTATCGCGG
Proteins encoded in this window:
- a CDS encoding SagB/ThcOx family dehydrogenase is translated as MGFQQLSLAQHYHERTKYAPETLAQQAAPLDWSRQPSPFKTYPLGSVFSLKSFLEPAKGSAHPCWQRLSRLLYCTYGITGVVPYPDQPFYMRAAPSAGGLYPAEIYVLTRNDTAIPAGIYNYQVKDHALVQVWQSYCWSALQAACLWHPALERTHIALVVTAVFYRSAWRYGDRAYRRICLDIGHLLGNVELAANIHDFRAHFIGGFVDAQMNELLYLDPEQEGVLAVVALANLLAVDENLSPFPSVLPSATCYDYGAIASGELLRACHRASALTSSEIIYGMQTPSPRAKAPPEPPASKYNFPFGLRVSLSKTIIHWETNLAALQQTILQRRSTRQYSGQGIEVDQLAALLTFAYHPQDYRDQGLDECPSFFDPTLVETFIAVTRVRALEEGCYYYAIAEHELRQIRFKNFQEPLHFLCLNQDLGRDAAVVIFHTANLERAIARYGERAYRYLHMDAGHLGQRLNLAATALGLGVSGIGGFFDDQVNDLLGIPPEEAVLYITTVGKAA
- a CDS encoding Rrf2 family transcriptional regulator codes for the protein MTLTTRGHYSIKALLDLSLLPNYGPASVRTIAERQKIPAPYLEKLLIELRRAGLVRSLRGVYGGYQLARPPATISLRDILTAVGESPAPLFLHPPQPEDGTADWVTLSLWQRLHQKLQEALASISLEDLYFDARSWQAAQGDGATFVI
- a CDS encoding FHA domain-containing protein, with amino-acid sequence MPTPSYPKASLIVRERGLPKQAVILSPDRQWTSGPQLDCCIHPTDTYVSRLHAEINAFLFRGQPLSFISDSHSRNGTFLNGLPLQHRTLLHHEEVIGVGTTYPDIYLSRHLRKSPSMSAPN
- the rplU gene encoding 50S ribosomal protein L21, whose protein sequence is MAYAIIETGGKQLRVEPGRFYDVERLAIEPEGTIDLEQVLLVQTDSQVHVGQPYVSGAVVSGTVMEHRRGPKVIVYKMRPKKKTRRKKGHRQELTRIMINEIRLNGESLGG
- the rpmA gene encoding 50S ribosomal protein L27, with product MAHKKGTGSTRNGRDSNAQRLGVKRFGGEVVKAGHILVRQRGTKFHPGANVGRGGDDTLFAMIAGVVTFERYGKNRKRVSVYPLAEA